A window of the Cannabis sativa cultivar Pink pepper isolate KNU-18-1 chromosome X, ASM2916894v1, whole genome shotgun sequence genome harbors these coding sequences:
- the LOC115702367 gene encoding 14 kDa proline-rich protein DC2.15, producing MASSGNKVFAAIVIMSILNLHTCYACHNTNKCKPPTPASAPPAEYCPKDTLKLGVCVDVLGLVNIVVGSPPTTKCCALLQGLADLEAALCLCTALKANVLGININIPVALSVLLSACQKTLPPGFTCQ from the coding sequence ATGGCTTCTTCTGGTAACAAGGTTTTTGCAGCCATTGTAATAATGTCCATCCTTAATTTGCACACTTGCTACGCTTGTCACAATACCAATAAGTGCAAGCCACCAACACCGGCGTCAGCTCCGCCCGCGGAATATTGCCCAAAAGACACGTTGAAGCTAGGAGTGTGTGTGGACGTGCTGGGATTGGTGAATATAGTGGTTGGTAGCCCTCCAACTACCAAATGCTGTGCTCTCCTCCAAGGCTTGGCAGATTTAGAGGCAGCCTTGTGTCTCTGCACAGCTCTTAAGGCCAATGTACTTGGTATCAACATCAACATACCAGTTGCTCTTAGTGTCCTCCTAAGTGCTTGCCAAAAAACACTTCCACCAGGCTTCACATGCCAATAA